One Gossypium arboreum isolate Shixiya-1 chromosome 13, ASM2569848v2, whole genome shotgun sequence genomic window, TCAATCTTGCATATCTAGAGATTGCTATGTCGGTTAATCTGTTAAGAATATAACATTCTTAAGTAAATGTACATATAATTTTATCTAAAATTGCATATActgaaacattaaaaaaaaaaaaagaattatgtAAAAGCTATTCATATCAACATATTATATATGGATTTTTAATTAGTATAATATGATAATCAGTGAACCGTATATATGAATATGCTTACCAAAACCCTCGTATTTTACTTCCTTAGAGGTCAAAGGATCAAGGAATTGCACAAGTTTATCCCTTCATCCAATTGCTCTTGTAGAGTTGTCTAAATGCATTGCTCCAAACTAATTTTCACTCAAAAGGACTAAAGAAAGCCTCAAAATCCAAAATGCCTTTTTAGAAATGAGTTTTTGTTGAAAAACAAGTTTGATCtaaaattttatctttaattatgttttttcttttcttttttggtttaCATTCAGTGTAAAGTAGCATAAGGAAGCATTTTGTTCCAACTTTCAAGACAAGTAGACAATGATACAAGATAAGTACAGTACAGGTTTACCTTAATTTACCCAAACAAGCAAGTCCAAAATGGTTGTTCTTCAATTCAATTCAAGGATGCACATTCATTGAATTCAATCCAATATAGATTACTTGAAGAAGAAAGGAAAATGTTTTGAAGCACTGTTCCACTTAGTTTGAATCAAAATCCAAGTACATCCTATTGGCATCTCTATCAGCTGAGTAGTAGCACTTGATCAAGCTATCAACTTGAAAACCAAGCTTCTTGTAAAGACCCATGGCAGGAATTCTCAAAGGATCAACGTGAAGAGATATCCGATGGATGTTTCTGGTCCTGCATTTTTGAATTGCTGCTTTTAGTAATGCTTCCCCATGGCCTTGCCTTCTACGACTCTCTTTCACTGTTCAGGGTATTGAGAGACAAATAAAACAAGAGTAAAtaaacaaaaaagaagaaaacataAAATTGACTTGGTACTTTAATCGAACAAGTTATCGGCCAAGTCAATACTCGAATGACGTGGGGAGAAGAAGGAATAGAAACCTGCAAGCTTTGTTATGCAAGCAGAAAGTGAAGAAGGCCAAGAATACATGACATAGCCGACAACCTCCCCATGAAGATCCATCATGTAAAGCAACCCTGTGTTGTTCTTTCTCAGCTCTTGATCGAAGGACCTAGCAAGTGATTCGTGCTTGGGGAAAATCTTCTTTTCCAGCTTCAAGATCTCTTCTACTATGTTTGCAAAATTTGTTGAATTTCTTTGTAGCTCCACCACCGCAGCCCCGGTCTCCATGTTGCTACCTTGTTTCCGACTCCAATCAAAATCTTCTTTGTATATCTTAGTAGTTCCTACTGTCTGAAAACTTATGAGGTTAAAATATggaaatttgtaattttattttagatttgaaaTTTTAGGTTAATgctgataaatttattttattaaatttaagtttgTTAGTTAGTGAAATCTTTTAGTTATATTgccatattttaaaatattatatcaataaatttaattaaaaataatagtgTAAATGgatctaatttttttaatttgaaaagttaagacactaaaacttttaaaaataaaagtataaacattttaacttaattatgaatataaaatttttatagaGATAATTATTTATAATGATTTCAATTAGAATAAGTGaatcttttaaataaaaaaaattatctaaggttaaaatatgttgttagtTGTTGCTCTTtcataaacaatttaaaatttagttcagATATTTAAAAGTTAGAaattaagtttttaattttttatttaaaatttctaatCTAATCATTGAGATCGTaattattttctttcaaattttatcaaattagcATGTTGATTAAGTTGTTGTTACGTGACATGTCATAATTAATAGAAAATACACATGTTAAGTTGACAAATTTTAAAAGAAACTATCAACAATAATAAATTGactataatttttaaattgaaacaaGAACTAAATTTCAGATTCTACATGAGTACAAGGGctaataacatattttaatctttatttaataaattaattgtttttctttaacaacttaaccattgaTATTCCGTTAATTTAAGTAAATATgctgaattttttttgaaaaagtatgTTGAAATCAAACATATTTATTGATTTACGCTGTTTTTATTCTCTCTCCTGAAAACGCGTCCTACAAAGTTTATTTTCAAGAGAGAGAATAAAAACGCACCCTTTTTCCTGCCACATCAATGAAAACATGCCCTATAGGACACGCTTTCCTTTCAACAGTAACTTTTAAAATAGTTACAAAGACTACAACGGCCATAAAATTTCCTACATAAAACTAGAGGTGAGCATGGGCCGGGCTAGGCCGGGTTTGGGCTAGGCCTTACTAAAAATTCAGCCCGTTTGTTAGGCCTAAGCCTGGCCCGACCCGAAAAATGGGCCTAacattttgcccaagcccgacccagataaaaatgttaaaaccagTGCTCAATTCGTCccaccatattaatttttatattattttatataattttaaaatacatataatacatcaaaaaactaaaacatcaaaataaatatttcccaataaattgaaaataaattttaaaaaatatgtatacttaaataacactaagatggatgtaacttaacaagcaaatgtctctaaaataataacaaaattaataaatgtctttaaaataataacaaaattaataataaaataagttttatataatatccaaacaataacaacaaaatagtagcaacataatagtaaaatggtaacaaaataaggagaaaataacaagaaaataatattaaaaaattagatttttttgtCTTTTAGTCGGGCCCGGGCCAAATATAATATCGAGTCGGGCCCGGGCCAAATATGCCTTACCCGAGGCTCGGCCCATTTTTTAAacaggccttatttttttgtccaaacccatttttcgagcctatatttttgtccaaaccctcccacatttcgagTGGGCCTTCGGGCCAGGCCGGGAGGCCTTACCAATGCTCACCTTTACATAAAACCCTCCAAACTACATTCTTTTCAATCAAATATTCAATACTCATTCTTATGTCCTAAATTCCCAATCCTCAATCCTCAATCCTCAATCCTCAATCCTCAATTTCCAATTTTGAATTTTCAATcctcaattatttttaaaattttttttaaaaattttattctctTTGATTTTATTCTTTTCGTTATAACTTTTAAATGGAAAATCAACTTATTCGTTTGAATGACAAGCATATCTCTGACGTTCAATTACAAATAGtaagaaattttattcaattatttaattataaatagttAATTATTATGATGTTTAGATTATTaactttttatgtttatatactcaGCCTGAAGATCAAATTTTAGATACGTACATAAACAATTTAATTGAAGATACACCGGATGTCATTCATGGACCTTGTGAGATGCAAGATTTTTATACGTGGCTCGCATGCTCGAGGGACTAAATTGGATCCCTTACTTATCAGTACTTTGGTCAAAAGATGGAAACTGAAGACACACACATTTCATCTTCCTTGTGGCGAGTGTATAATTACACTCGAGGACATTAGTTTACAACTCGGTCTACCAATCAATGAGGATGTCGTTACAGGCCAATTATTAGTGTCGATTGGAGTGCAACATGTGAGCAACTACTAAGGAAGGTGCCGAACAAGTTTAGGGGTAGTCGGATCAATATAAGATAATTGGAGGACAACTTCCAAACTGTCGAGGCTTTTGCGAGTGACGTTGAAAAGGAACAATTTGCTTGATCGAGGGTTTTTTAATGCCAGATAAATCTTGTAATCTAGTACATTTAAGGTGGCTATTATTACTAGCTGACTTGAACGAATCAGGATGACTTAGTTGGGGATTGGCGGTGCTGGAGACATTGTACCGAGAAATGTGTCGAGCATTGATACCAGATAAAGTTCAAATCGGCGGTTGCATGCTCATTCTTCAATCATGGGCATGGTATCAACTATCATTTTTACGCCATCAAGTGGAATTCCCTTATGAATTCTCACTCGTCATATGGtaaaatttatttgataatatCATTACCGCTTTTATTTTTCACTGTTGTAATtttgaaataacatattatttaaaTAGGTGAAACAACCCTACGAGACACAACGGTATACTGACCAAACTCGAAGATATTCGACTAGCTTTAGATCAAGAAATCGAATAGGAGGTTAGTTTATGAATTTCAAagttatataatatgtattataacagttgaaattaaatattaggcACGtgcaaaaaattttaaattcgtACTACAGTTTGTATGGATGCCATATATGGATCTGAGGATTCAAGAATGCATCCAGGTCGAATTTTTGGCAAATCACAACTTCTGACATGTCAAAGTGCCATTAGTCATTTTTGCAACGGTTGAGATACACAAATTTGACCTAATGATGCGACAGCTAAGGTGTACGCAATGTATTCCGCTGCCACCCTAGAAGCTTGATGACCTACACAAGATCTACTTGTGGGGGAGACTCGAGGAGGATTGACTAACATTCCACAAGAAGTATATTAAGATGTGGCAGCATAGGTACGATTACTTGCCAACGCGTAAACCATTTCTCACAACCGAAGTTGGTGACATCTTTGGATTACATAGATTGGTTCAGTCATAATGACAAGTCGTATATATTATAGGCTTCGAAAAGGAGGCAATGTTGTCATAGGAGGCCAAGGCAAGGGCGCATCAATCCTAGGTCGGGAGAAGATATCGTGGCGGGATCAACATCTACTCCATTTGTACCGGAGGACTTGATTGTCCTGCAACCTCCCGGTCAATATGGttcatttatttttttcataTAGCCTAATTTTTTTGTCATAAACATCACAACACGCACACTTATTCCCCGCATCATCACCTTTAGCTTCAGTTTATTTTACACAACACGCGCAACCATTCCTTGCATCAACACATTCAGCACCAATTTATTTTACACAAGCATCACAACACGTACAATCATTCCCTGCATCAACACCTTCTCTAGGGATATATTTTGCATGACTACCACCCACCATGCCATATTACATGCCAATCCTACCAACAACACTAATGCATTCAGTACACTGACAATTCCTACCTTTTATCCGTAATTAAGCCATGCGACACCATATAGTGGCCCGTCAATAGTGTCATAAACACCCCCAACATCGTTGTTCTACCGATGTAGGTCATCCTTGCAACCGCTGACTCAAATAGAAGGGACTATCATGGGTAGCTAGGACACAGTCGTAATCAACCACAAAGGAAGGAGATGAAGTCAGAGATCAACGCCGACGTGCACATCAAGATGAAGCTGAAGTCGACGAGGAGCCATCAAACCAAATATTGTGACGGAACTCTAGGCATGCTCGATGCCCACCCGGTTGTGGCACACATTCGAGACATCGATGATTatgttattttgtaattttttatatacTTTGTTTTACATCCCAAATGTACACTTATTTacaatatacaaaataaatttattaaattggttTGATTTGTACACAATCATATTGtgagtttaaaatttacaattatttatgttactttttaatttaagtttttctCCGTCCATTTGTTAAGTacaatattttcataaaacaaaGAATTGCTCAGAAAGTTCGAAAAAAGATTAAAACTTTGGCTTGGGTATTGTATTATATCTTACttcaataattaatattaatttacactttacaaaaaaaattaatgaataaGTCAGTGTTTTCACTGCATAAGTTAGTGTTTTAATTAGCTTTTCTACACttcaataattaatattaactttGGCGTGCGAGTTCTACATGTGCCATTCTACATTTTCATCGATCAAGTTTATCCCAGGTTGCAAGGGCTCAGAAACAATCAAGTTTGGTGGTTGAAATGCCCAGAGAGAAAACGCGGGGTAATTTCAACCAACACCAACTTGATTGCTTCTGAACCACACAACCCTAGATTCCCAAAATAATCTTTTTTCCTTTAAACCTCGCCTCATCCCCTACTCACCCACATCTCAATCTCCtctaaattgttttttttttcctttttcttgcgTGTTGGAATTTTCGGGTTTAAAGATTTATTTCTCTCTTGCTTTGAGGGAGACGTAGTTGTTGGAATTTTGATACTAAGAAAGAAAGAATTACATAGAAGGAATGAAAATTTTTGCAACAAAATTGTCTGCTaaagtttttattattttcattcatttattttaaacaatGTAACAAGTGGAGGTGATCATGCGTCAGGCCAAGTCCAAGAAAAAATTTAGACCCATTTGCTAGGCTTAGGCCAGAAAAATAGACCTAAAAAATTTGTCTAAGCCCGGcccggataaaaatactaaaacccagGCCTGACTCAGCctgcccatattaaatttttttatattatattattttttttacataatttgtaaatatatataatacatcaaaaatactaaaaacattaaaataaatatttttgaataaattgaaaataaattttaaaaaatatttatacttcAATAAtattaagatagatgcaacttaacaagaaaatgtctataaaataataacaaaattaacaataaaagaagtgttatacaatatccaaacaataacaacaaaatagtagcaacataatagtgaaatggtagcaaaataggaagaaaacaacaagaaaatatcattaaaa contains:
- the LOC108465826 gene encoding uncharacterized protein LOC108465826 encodes the protein METGAAVVELQRNSTNFANIVEEILKLEKKIFPKHESLARSFDQELRKNNTGLLYMMDLHGEVVGYVMYSWPSSLSACITKLAVKESRRRQGHGEALLKAAIQKCRTRNIHRISLHVDPLRIPAMGLYKKLGFQVDSLIKCYYSADRDANRMYLDFDSN